Proteins encoded in a region of the Zea mays cultivar B73 chromosome 2, Zm-B73-REFERENCE-NAM-5.0, whole genome shotgun sequence genome:
- the LOC100501328 gene encoding Condensin-2 complex subunit H2, with product MDSGGGEGGSTGGRFPILQANRDPESNWEVDVAKSLEQYLLKICSGEVSGEDESHSVNFAEAALLLQGSVQVYSRKVEYLYSLVLHAIEFLSHKKQDQQENVTAQSNQSDPSTIPSEDYIFMGLDDVLMETRTSLDNNVDRDDLQRKIVRPPANLLVFEGDVLDSEASELDSYLLSTCDFYGDFLLLDPCDAPSVFDFLQGKHSGKENSVARQGSPAPSKSQANVFTSPNARSAGTGCKAASGKVLGGLDSTQKNPDQPSTQETSPDDKHWSDPVEPNFTDDVEKPHPDDIGDPVGDYSDDEDPWKPLNPHEPGSLKIRPYRRVKGSLRGVIGTLRKKTLTSIFPVAKMVGVIIPEHAKSFEAQQSQQEEHYGSQSPPRFEKYLASFEFGEENSNVFGDLKDDNGSDIGINFDYNDPDMPNDIDVDPDVPTYPDEIIAATPKGTHGTQDDRDTRESLDDLCRSHLNALLASIAEVEKQSEMDARVSTWKERIEIALEEQDKNPPFDIGSYGEQILDALSSRTDSTGTASFSEIVCGRPKYEVARTFSALLQLVNSRSVYLDKGQATNELVCYTAENPFHVRLISPNRRPEMEAHFARKRVKSPLRNAGKGGESSLARHECPKKPLHKNGKIQVKTAIRLTPDGKRRRRSVTHLMQPINLESADECQWQTDSWASRA from the exons ATGGACAGCGGCGGCGGGGAGGGAGGCTCGACTGGCGGGAGGTTCCCTATTCTGCAGGCGAATAGGGACCCCGAGTCAAATTGGGAGGTGGACGTTGCCAAAAGCCTCGAGCAGTACCTGCTCAAGATCTGTTCAGGGGAGGTCTCCGGCGAGGACGAGTCCCATTCTGTCAACTTTGCCGAAG CGGCGTTACTACTCCAAGGATCGGTTCAAGTATACAGTAGGAAGGTGGAGTACTTGTACTCCTTGGTGCTTCACGCGATAGAGTTCCTCTCACACAAGAA ACAGGATCAACAGGAAAATGTAACAGCTCAATCTAATCAAAGCGACCCTAGCACGATTCCCAGTGAAGATTATATATTTATGGGGTTAGATGATGTCCTAA TGGAAACAAGGACGTCTCTGGATAACAATGTTGACCGAGATGATTTACAAAGAAAAATTGTGAGGCCACCAGCAAATCTACTGGTGTTTGAAGGGGACGTTCTGGATAGTGAAGCGAGTGAGCTAGACTCATATTTG TTATCAACATGTGATTTTTATGGAGATTTCCTTCTGCTGGATCCTTGTGATGCACCATCTGTTTTTGACTTTCTGCAAGGAAAACATTCTGGTAAAGAAAATAGTGTGGCTCGCCAAGGCAGTCCAGCACCTTCTAAAAGCCAAGCCAATGTTTTCACTTCCCCAAATGCAAGATCAGCGGGCACAGGCTGTAAAGCCGCCTCTGGAAAAGTCCTAGGAGGTCTAGATTCAACTCAGAAGAATCCTGACCAACCTTCAACTCAAGAAACCAGTCCAGATGACAAACATTGGTCTGATCCTGTTGAACCTAACTTTACTGATGATGTTGAAAAGCCTCACCCAGACGATATAGGGGATCCTGTTGGAGATTATTCTGATGACGAGGATCCGTGGAAACCTTTAAATCCACATGAACCTGGCAGCTTAAAGATTCGGCCTTACAGGAGAG TGAAAGGTTCTCTACGGGGGGTTATTGGCACTTTGAGAAAGAAAACTCTCACATCTATATTTCCTGTGGCAAAGATGGTTGGTGTCATCATACCTGAACATGCTAAATCTTTTGAAGCACAGCAGTCTCAGCAGGAGGAACATTATGGTTCCCAATCACCCCCTCGTTTTGAAAAG TATTTGGCATCATTTGAATTTGGAGAAGAAAATTCCAATGTGTTTGGAGATCTGAAAGATGACAATGGATCCGATATTGGCATTAATTTTGATTATAATGATCCAGACATGCCAAACGACATAGATGTTGATCCTGACGTTCCAACATATCCTGACGAG ATTATTGCTGCAACTCCCAAAGGTACTCATGGTACACAGGATGACAGAGATACACGTGAAAGCCTCGATGACTTGTGTCGGTCACAtctg AATGCTCTCCTTGCCAGCATTGCTGAGGTTGAAAAGCAGAGTGAGATGGATGCTCGAGTTTCAACATGGAAAGAAAGAATCGAGATTGCCTTGGAAGAGCAG GATAAAAACCCACCTTTTGATATCGGTTCATACGGGGAGCAAATCCTTGACGCGCTTTCATCAAGAACTGACAGCACAGGAACTGCATCTTTTAGCGAGATTGTTTGTGGCAGACCGAAGTATGAGGTTGCCAGAACATTCTCTGCCCTTCTCCAGCTG GTAAACAGCAGAAGTGTTTATCTGGACAAAGGACAAGCCACGAATGAGTTGGTGTGTTACACAGCTGAGAATCCATTCCATGTAAGGCTCATCAGTCCCAACCGGAGGCCAGAGATGGAGGCACACTTTGCTCGGAAGAGAGTCAAGTCCCCACTGCGAAACGCTGGCAAAGGTGGTGAGTCCTCCCTGGCACGACATGAGTGCCCCAAGAAGCCATTGCATAAAAATGGCAAGATTCAAGTCAAGACGGCGATCAGGTTGACTCCAGACGGGAAGCGAAGGCGAAGGTCAGTCACTCATCTAATGCAGCCGATCAATCTGGAATCAGCGGATGAATGCCAATGGCAGACTGACTCATGGGCATCTAGAGCCTGA
- the LOC100501328 gene encoding condensin-2 complex subunit H2 isoform X1 — MERSKDGMVNRQDQQENVTAQSNQSDPSTIPSEDYIFMGLDDVLMETRTSLDNNVDRDDLQRKIVRPPANLLVFEGDVLDSEASELDSYLLSTCDFYGDFLLLDPCDAPSVFDFLQGKHSGKENSVARQGSPAPSKSQANVFTSPNARSAGTGCKAASGKVLGGLDSTQKNPDQPSTQETSPDDKHWSDPVEPNFTDDVEKPHPDDIGDPVGDYSDDEDPWKPLNPHEPGSLKIRPYRRVKGSLRGVIGTLRKKTLTSIFPVAKMVGVIIPEHAKSFEAQQSQQEEHYGSQSPPRFEKYLASFEFGEENSNVFGDLKDDNGSDIGINFDYNDPDMPNDIDVDPDVPTYPDEIIAATPKGTHGTQDDRDTRESLDDLCRSHLNALLASIAEVEKQSEMDARVSTWKERIEIALEEQDKNPPFDIGSYGEQILDALSSRTDSTGTASFSEIVCGRPKYEVARTFSALLQLVNSRSVYLDKGQATNELVCYTAENPFHVRLISPNRRPEMEAHFARKRVKSPLRNAGKGGESSLARHECPKKPLHKNGKIQVKTAIRLTPDGKRRRRSVTHLMQPINLESADECQWQTDSWASRA, encoded by the exons ATGGAGAGAAGCAAAGATGGAATGGTAAACAG ACAGGATCAACAGGAAAATGTAACAGCTCAATCTAATCAAAGCGACCCTAGCACGATTCCCAGTGAAGATTATATATTTATGGGGTTAGATGATGTCCTAA TGGAAACAAGGACGTCTCTGGATAACAATGTTGACCGAGATGATTTACAAAGAAAAATTGTGAGGCCACCAGCAAATCTACTGGTGTTTGAAGGGGACGTTCTGGATAGTGAAGCGAGTGAGCTAGACTCATATTTG TTATCAACATGTGATTTTTATGGAGATTTCCTTCTGCTGGATCCTTGTGATGCACCATCTGTTTTTGACTTTCTGCAAGGAAAACATTCTGGTAAAGAAAATAGTGTGGCTCGCCAAGGCAGTCCAGCACCTTCTAAAAGCCAAGCCAATGTTTTCACTTCCCCAAATGCAAGATCAGCGGGCACAGGCTGTAAAGCCGCCTCTGGAAAAGTCCTAGGAGGTCTAGATTCAACTCAGAAGAATCCTGACCAACCTTCAACTCAAGAAACCAGTCCAGATGACAAACATTGGTCTGATCCTGTTGAACCTAACTTTACTGATGATGTTGAAAAGCCTCACCCAGACGATATAGGGGATCCTGTTGGAGATTATTCTGATGACGAGGATCCGTGGAAACCTTTAAATCCACATGAACCTGGCAGCTTAAAGATTCGGCCTTACAGGAGAG TGAAAGGTTCTCTACGGGGGGTTATTGGCACTTTGAGAAAGAAAACTCTCACATCTATATTTCCTGTGGCAAAGATGGTTGGTGTCATCATACCTGAACATGCTAAATCTTTTGAAGCACAGCAGTCTCAGCAGGAGGAACATTATGGTTCCCAATCACCCCCTCGTTTTGAAAAG TATTTGGCATCATTTGAATTTGGAGAAGAAAATTCCAATGTGTTTGGAGATCTGAAAGATGACAATGGATCCGATATTGGCATTAATTTTGATTATAATGATCCAGACATGCCAAACGACATAGATGTTGATCCTGACGTTCCAACATATCCTGACGAG ATTATTGCTGCAACTCCCAAAGGTACTCATGGTACACAGGATGACAGAGATACACGTGAAAGCCTCGATGACTTGTGTCGGTCACAtctg AATGCTCTCCTTGCCAGCATTGCTGAGGTTGAAAAGCAGAGTGAGATGGATGCTCGAGTTTCAACATGGAAAGAAAGAATCGAGATTGCCTTGGAAGAGCAG GATAAAAACCCACCTTTTGATATCGGTTCATACGGGGAGCAAATCCTTGACGCGCTTTCATCAAGAACTGACAGCACAGGAACTGCATCTTTTAGCGAGATTGTTTGTGGCAGACCGAAGTATGAGGTTGCCAGAACATTCTCTGCCCTTCTCCAGCTG GTAAACAGCAGAAGTGTTTATCTGGACAAAGGACAAGCCACGAATGAGTTGGTGTGTTACACAGCTGAGAATCCATTCCATGTAAGGCTCATCAGTCCCAACCGGAGGCCAGAGATGGAGGCACACTTTGCTCGGAAGAGAGTCAAGTCCCCACTGCGAAACGCTGGCAAAGGTGGTGAGTCCTCCCTGGCACGACATGAGTGCCCCAAGAAGCCATTGCATAAAAATGGCAAGATTCAAGTCAAGACGGCGATCAGGTTGACTCCAGACGGGAAGCGAAGGCGAAGGTCAGTCACTCATCTAATGCAGCCGATCAATCTGGAATCAGCGGATGAATGCCAATGGCAGACTGACTCATGGGCATCTAGAGCCTGA
- the LOC100501328 gene encoding condensin-2 complex subunit H2 isoform X2, which translates to METRTSLDNNVDRDDLQRKIVRPPANLLVFEGDVLDSEASELDSYLLSTCDFYGDFLLLDPCDAPSVFDFLQGKHSGKENSVARQGSPAPSKSQANVFTSPNARSAGTGCKAASGKVLGGLDSTQKNPDQPSTQETSPDDKHWSDPVEPNFTDDVEKPHPDDIGDPVGDYSDDEDPWKPLNPHEPGSLKIRPYRRVKGSLRGVIGTLRKKTLTSIFPVAKMVGVIIPEHAKSFEAQQSQQEEHYGSQSPPRFEKYLASFEFGEENSNVFGDLKDDNGSDIGINFDYNDPDMPNDIDVDPDVPTYPDEIIAATPKGTHGTQDDRDTRESLDDLCRSHLNALLASIAEVEKQSEMDARVSTWKERIEIALEEQDKNPPFDIGSYGEQILDALSSRTDSTGTASFSEIVCGRPKYEVARTFSALLQLVNSRSVYLDKGQATNELVCYTAENPFHVRLISPNRRPEMEAHFARKRVKSPLRNAGKGGESSLARHECPKKPLHKNGKIQVKTAIRLTPDGKRRRRSVTHLMQPINLESADECQWQTDSWASRA; encoded by the exons TGGAAACAAGGACGTCTCTGGATAACAATGTTGACCGAGATGATTTACAAAGAAAAATTGTGAGGCCACCAGCAAATCTACTGGTGTTTGAAGGGGACGTTCTGGATAGTGAAGCGAGTGAGCTAGACTCATATTTG TTATCAACATGTGATTTTTATGGAGATTTCCTTCTGCTGGATCCTTGTGATGCACCATCTGTTTTTGACTTTCTGCAAGGAAAACATTCTGGTAAAGAAAATAGTGTGGCTCGCCAAGGCAGTCCAGCACCTTCTAAAAGCCAAGCCAATGTTTTCACTTCCCCAAATGCAAGATCAGCGGGCACAGGCTGTAAAGCCGCCTCTGGAAAAGTCCTAGGAGGTCTAGATTCAACTCAGAAGAATCCTGACCAACCTTCAACTCAAGAAACCAGTCCAGATGACAAACATTGGTCTGATCCTGTTGAACCTAACTTTACTGATGATGTTGAAAAGCCTCACCCAGACGATATAGGGGATCCTGTTGGAGATTATTCTGATGACGAGGATCCGTGGAAACCTTTAAATCCACATGAACCTGGCAGCTTAAAGATTCGGCCTTACAGGAGAG TGAAAGGTTCTCTACGGGGGGTTATTGGCACTTTGAGAAAGAAAACTCTCACATCTATATTTCCTGTGGCAAAGATGGTTGGTGTCATCATACCTGAACATGCTAAATCTTTTGAAGCACAGCAGTCTCAGCAGGAGGAACATTATGGTTCCCAATCACCCCCTCGTTTTGAAAAG TATTTGGCATCATTTGAATTTGGAGAAGAAAATTCCAATGTGTTTGGAGATCTGAAAGATGACAATGGATCCGATATTGGCATTAATTTTGATTATAATGATCCAGACATGCCAAACGACATAGATGTTGATCCTGACGTTCCAACATATCCTGACGAG ATTATTGCTGCAACTCCCAAAGGTACTCATGGTACACAGGATGACAGAGATACACGTGAAAGCCTCGATGACTTGTGTCGGTCACAtctg AATGCTCTCCTTGCCAGCATTGCTGAGGTTGAAAAGCAGAGTGAGATGGATGCTCGAGTTTCAACATGGAAAGAAAGAATCGAGATTGCCTTGGAAGAGCAG GATAAAAACCCACCTTTTGATATCGGTTCATACGGGGAGCAAATCCTTGACGCGCTTTCATCAAGAACTGACAGCACAGGAACTGCATCTTTTAGCGAGATTGTTTGTGGCAGACCGAAGTATGAGGTTGCCAGAACATTCTCTGCCCTTCTCCAGCTG GTAAACAGCAGAAGTGTTTATCTGGACAAAGGACAAGCCACGAATGAGTTGGTGTGTTACACAGCTGAGAATCCATTCCATGTAAGGCTCATCAGTCCCAACCGGAGGCCAGAGATGGAGGCACACTTTGCTCGGAAGAGAGTCAAGTCCCCACTGCGAAACGCTGGCAAAGGTGGTGAGTCCTCCCTGGCACGACATGAGTGCCCCAAGAAGCCATTGCATAAAAATGGCAAGATTCAAGTCAAGACGGCGATCAGGTTGACTCCAGACGGGAAGCGAAGGCGAAGGTCAGTCACTCATCTAATGCAGCCGATCAATCTGGAATCAGCGGATGAATGCCAATGGCAGACTGACTCATGGGCATCTAGAGCCTGA